One Lujinxingia sediminis DNA window includes the following coding sequences:
- a CDS encoding methyl-accepting chemotaxis protein, with the protein MLLWKKVGIYIATLTLIGVGVLAFHGHIFTAVLLVLAGVATIAFTRRSLATLSDITAVVESIAEGNLRSAHLPADPHSEVGRLAGATNRMLDELNAISRHADELAAGRIGIIEHEAMLLRSGKLSDVDLPLPRGAGKLGRSFHSLTNQMRRLTVQARVISRDQLTSPLLDERVPGELGEAFGAMVKNLRQLSERARQIADGDLTTTTAESEGDLSSAFNQMVLSLNELVREIVSTALNVSTAAEEILVVLRDQELAASHQASGVEETQRTMETLLSSARKIAESAQTVFKSAEKTQANNRTVGERIGELKSHTVRITEILEVIKAIADRSDLLALNASLEGMRAGEAGKGFALVAAEMRRLAENIKESVSDIKLLVSDIRESSLASVMATEEGSRLSERTTETSLKISLITQQQQSGTEQVTQSMDELSHLINQGVAGTRQVTTAARELHNASESLRHIVEKFRVMETDASSSSQRPTRKPTRTIPGRATSPLPSVDADADLSNPASTDRSREFSADRSSELSHPAPADLSRELPADRSAEGDIARARPLRKASRNQIETPVGFNGNLSDVPTDRQPRRIVELAAKSAQEAPTIEFSAAIAEDDAFFQDLLNAREDSAAHPKSDAEDGADSDRSREFDTIARQIADEDSESQPESDGIHNENTSPVIGDEESEPS; encoded by the coding sequence ATGTTGCTGTGGAAAAAAGTCGGCATCTACATCGCCACCCTGACGCTGATCGGCGTGGGCGTGCTGGCGTTTCACGGCCATATCTTTACCGCCGTGCTACTCGTGTTGGCGGGCGTGGCCACCATCGCCTTCACCCGCCGGTCGCTTGCTACCTTAAGCGACATCACCGCGGTGGTGGAGTCGATCGCCGAGGGCAACCTGCGCTCAGCTCACCTTCCTGCTGATCCCCATAGCGAAGTCGGCCGACTGGCCGGCGCCACCAACCGCATGCTCGACGAGCTCAACGCCATCAGCCGCCACGCCGACGAATTGGCTGCCGGCCGTATCGGCATCATCGAACATGAGGCGATGCTCTTGCGCTCGGGCAAACTCTCCGACGTCGATCTTCCCCTGCCCCGCGGTGCGGGCAAGCTCGGCCGAAGCTTTCACAGCCTCACCAATCAGATGCGCCGTCTCACCGTGCAGGCCCGCGTGATCTCCCGCGACCAGCTCACCTCCCCGCTACTCGATGAACGCGTTCCGGGAGAGCTTGGCGAGGCCTTTGGTGCGATGGTCAAAAACCTCCGCCAGCTCTCCGAGCGTGCCCGCCAGATCGCCGACGGTGACCTCACCACCACCACCGCCGAGAGCGAAGGTGACTTGAGTTCGGCCTTTAACCAGATGGTGCTCAGTCTCAATGAGCTCGTGCGCGAGATCGTCTCCACCGCGCTTAACGTCTCCACCGCCGCAGAAGAGATCCTCGTGGTGCTCCGCGACCAGGAGCTCGCCGCCTCTCACCAGGCCAGCGGCGTCGAGGAAACCCAGCGCACCATGGAAACCCTGCTCTCCTCGGCTCGAAAGATCGCTGAGAGCGCGCAGACCGTCTTCAAATCCGCCGAAAAAACCCAGGCCAACAACCGCACCGTCGGCGAGCGCATCGGGGAGCTGAAGTCGCACACGGTGCGCATCACCGAGATTCTGGAGGTGATCAAAGCCATCGCCGACCGCTCCGACCTGCTGGCGCTCAACGCCTCCCTGGAGGGCATGCGCGCCGGTGAGGCCGGTAAGGGCTTTGCTCTGGTGGCCGCTGAGATGCGTCGACTTGCGGAAAACATCAAAGAGTCCGTCAGCGATATCAAACTTCTCGTCAGCGACATCCGCGAGTCCTCGCTGGCAAGCGTCATGGCCACCGAGGAGGGCTCGCGCCTCTCGGAGCGCACCACAGAGACCTCGTTGAAGATCTCGCTGATCACCCAGCAGCAGCAATCGGGCACCGAGCAGGTCACCCAGTCGATGGACGAGCTCTCGCACCTGATCAACCAGGGCGTCGCCGGTACCCGTCAGGTCACCACCGCCGCCCGGGAGCTGCACAACGCCTCGGAGAGTCTCCGCCATATCGTCGAGAAGTTCCGAGTCATGGAAACCGACGCCTCGTCGTCCTCCCAACGCCCCACCCGCAAGCCAACCCGAACCATCCCCGGCCGCGCAACCAGCCCGCTGCCCTCGGTCGACGCCGACGCAGATCTCTCAAACCCCGCTTCGACCGACCGATCCCGCGAGTTCTCGGCCGACCGCTCCTCAGAGCTCTCACACCCCGCTCCGGCCGACCTCTCCCGTGAGCTCCCCGCCGACCGCTCCGCCGAAGGTGACATCGCCCGCGCTCGACCGCTCCGAAAGGCCTCCCGCAACCAGATCGAGACCCCGGTGGGCTTCAACGGAAACCTCTCCGACGTCCCCACCGACCGACAGCCCCGCCGCATCGTCGAGCTCGCTGCAAAAAGCGCCCAGGAGGCACCGACCATCGAGTTCAGTGCTGCCATCGCCGAAGACGACGCCTTCTTCCAGGACCTGCTCAACGCCCGCGAAGACTCCGCCGCACACCCGAAATCTGACGCCGAGGACGGTGCCGACTCCGACCGATCCCGCGAGTTCGATACCATCGCCCGCCAGATCGCCGACGAGGACAGCGAAAGCCAGCCCGAGAGCGACGGCATCCACAACGAGAACACCTCGCCCGTCATCGGCGATGAGGAGTCGGAGCCCTCATGA
- a CDS encoding hybrid sensor histidine kinase/response regulator → MSFGALIEKFRAVALERLERMNALLVNLERSPDDPEAVEEILREIHTLKGEAKMMGFADVNLVAHQTEHLLLDEPTGAHITQPERVELIFEGLDLMRALMTKSAGNTTQRLDLSGFVDRVNDLRDGAPAKVNPHDPAAQQAASPPEKGNETPTQGHISPAENAPTAGTQPLDSKEESPRSNTSAPAQKPAADTALATPPAPSTPPVASAPQPTRARIGAGNERELESGALRIQTTTNLRVDVEKLERLGELAGEALLMSRRVGYRLGELHGIRQDLRAMLSLLEGQLPKSHTMALRNLNHRLDACETALREESYQVNVRASQIDDQTRYMRHVPLAQVLSHYPRAVRDLAQSQGKRVRLVDTFGNVEVDRAILSALSEPLLHLVRNAVDHGLEPPEERQAAGKEPEAEIELSAEYVGDSIRVVLSDDGRGIDPQIIRQKAIERGMHTAESAARLSDQEAIALIFENGFSTRDSVNDVSGRGIGMDVVRRQISRVGGFIEIESEVGRGTTFTLHLPVTTAVNSVLVFTLGKRQFALTAKDVERVIDVGRDDLRRVHGAVCVPVGERLIPLLDWTSPLGLAERGQPPERFSVLLIRKGARRVAVWIDRVLGEREAISRPLGDFLAGVRLCRGVALTDSGDVVPLLNVVDLMERSEHDSRFDLDKPRRQRSFTAVQGTRALDIRTILVVEDSEVTRTLVTSILRAEGYRVLEADDGHYGLEMLGRHRVDLVLTDIQMPTMDGLQLLQRIRASEEHARLPVVILTTLGEPADKERAMRLGANGYLVKLDFQEKTLLETVRRFL, encoded by the coding sequence ATGAGCTTTGGCGCCTTGATCGAAAAATTCCGTGCGGTGGCGCTTGAGCGCCTCGAACGCATGAACGCCCTGCTCGTCAACCTGGAGCGCTCCCCCGATGACCCGGAGGCCGTCGAGGAGATCCTGCGCGAGATCCACACCCTCAAAGGCGAAGCCAAGATGATGGGCTTTGCCGACGTCAACCTCGTCGCCCACCAGACTGAGCACCTTCTGCTCGACGAGCCCACCGGCGCCCACATCACCCAACCCGAGCGCGTCGAGCTGATCTTTGAAGGCCTCGATCTGATGCGCGCGCTCATGACCAAATCCGCCGGGAACACAACCCAGCGCCTCGACCTCTCCGGCTTTGTCGATCGCGTCAACGACCTGCGCGACGGTGCTCCCGCAAAGGTCAACCCCCACGATCCGGCCGCGCAACAGGCCGCCTCTCCTCCCGAAAAAGGCAACGAGACGCCGACCCAGGGTCACATATCACCGGCCGAAAACGCCCCCACAGCCGGCACACAACCCCTTGATTCCAAAGAGGAATCCCCCCGCAGCAACACGTCCGCACCGGCTCAGAAACCGGCCGCCGACACCGCCCTCGCCACGCCTCCTGCCCCCTCCACGCCTCCTGTGGCATCGGCGCCCCAGCCCACGCGCGCACGTATCGGCGCCGGCAACGAGCGCGAGCTGGAGTCGGGCGCGCTGCGCATCCAGACCACGACCAACCTGCGCGTCGACGTCGAAAAGCTCGAGCGCCTGGGCGAACTCGCGGGTGAGGCGTTGTTGATGAGCCGACGCGTCGGCTATCGCTTAGGGGAGCTGCACGGCATCCGTCAGGATCTGCGCGCGATGCTCTCCCTGCTTGAGGGCCAGCTGCCCAAAAGCCACACCATGGCGCTGCGCAACCTCAACCACCGTCTCGATGCCTGCGAGACGGCGCTGCGCGAGGAGAGCTACCAGGTCAACGTGCGCGCCTCCCAGATCGACGACCAGACCCGCTACATGCGCCACGTGCCCCTGGCCCAGGTCTTGAGCCACTACCCGCGGGCGGTACGCGATCTGGCACAATCCCAGGGCAAACGCGTGCGCCTGGTCGACACCTTTGGCAACGTCGAAGTCGACCGCGCCATCCTCTCCGCGCTCTCCGAGCCCCTGCTGCACCTGGTGCGCAACGCGGTGGATCACGGCCTGGAACCCCCCGAGGAACGCCAGGCTGCCGGCAAAGAACCCGAAGCCGAGATCGAACTGAGCGCCGAGTACGTCGGCGACTCCATCCGCGTCGTCCTCTCCGACGACGGGCGCGGCATCGATCCACAGATCATCCGTCAAAAGGCCATTGAACGCGGCATGCACACCGCCGAATCCGCCGCGCGCCTCTCCGACCAAGAAGCCATCGCGCTGATCTTCGAAAACGGATTCTCCACCCGCGACTCCGTCAACGATGTCAGCGGACGCGGCATCGGGATGGATGTCGTTCGCCGCCAGATTTCGCGCGTGGGCGGCTTCATCGAAATCGAGAGTGAGGTCGGCCGCGGCACCACCTTCACTCTGCACCTGCCGGTGACCACGGCGGTCAACTCCGTGCTCGTCTTCACCCTGGGCAAGCGGCAATTCGCCCTGACCGCCAAAGATGTCGAGCGGGTCATCGACGTGGGCCGCGACGATCTTCGCCGCGTCCACGGCGCGGTATGCGTGCCGGTCGGCGAGCGCCTGATCCCGCTTTTGGACTGGACCTCCCCGCTGGGGCTTGCCGAGCGCGGACAGCCCCCGGAGCGCTTCAGCGTGCTGCTGATTCGCAAGGGTGCGCGTCGCGTCGCCGTGTGGATCGACCGTGTCCTCGGCGAACGTGAAGCTATCAGCCGCCCCCTGGGCGATTTCCTGGCTGGCGTGCGCCTATGTCGCGGCGTCGCCCTGACCGACTCCGGCGATGTGGTGCCCCTGCTCAACGTCGTCGACCTGATGGAGCGCAGCGAGCACGACTCGCGCTTCGATCTTGATAAACCCCGCCGGCAGCGCTCCTTTACCGCCGTGCAGGGCACCCGAGCGCTGGATATCCGCACCATCCTGGTCGTCGAAGACAGCGAGGTCACCCGCACGCTCGTCACCTCGATCCTCCGCGCTGAGGGCTACCGCGTCCTGGAAGCCGACGACGGCCACTACGGCCTGGAGATGCTCGGCCGCCACCGCGTCGACCTGGTGCTCACCGACATCCAGATGCCCACGATGGACGGCCTGCAGCTCCTCCAGCGCATCCGCGCCTCCGAGGAGCACGCTCGCCTCCCGGTGGTCATTCTCACGACCCTGGGTGAGCCCGCCGACAAGGAGCGCGCTATGCGCCTGGGCGCGAACGGCTACCTGGTCAAACTCGATTTCCAGGAAAAAACACTCCTGGAGACCGTGCGCCGCTTCCTCTGA
- a CDS encoding site-2 protease family protein, whose product MFLERSGLHIFTWRNIEVSVSMWYGLIMAMLVFFPALSGGSMLAGLIWVVAVTISLLVHEFGHALVAQRYGLRPSVLLHGFGGLCMMEREADTDGQDARVVFAGPAAGLIFGGLVYLVASFAPQIAYASTWSATFVGALLFVNIAWSLVNLLIPMWPLDGGQLFHLILRRFKDEESARRITLNVSIFVAIPAAIVGFLIFRSFLIAIFAVMVVMSCMSMLQTGQSLVGRRSGRSLATASDFHQELLAQAEAALADEDWREAYRVCHQMRASGQMPEKMLNRVWIILGVSATEMSEYGEALDYLRRAPQSDEVARAMELCQRELA is encoded by the coding sequence ATGTTCTTAGAGCGTTCCGGACTGCATATCTTCACCTGGCGAAACATCGAGGTGTCTGTCTCGATGTGGTACGGCCTGATCATGGCCATGCTCGTCTTTTTCCCCGCGCTCAGCGGCGGCTCGATGCTCGCCGGGTTGATCTGGGTGGTGGCGGTGACGATCTCGCTGCTTGTCCATGAGTTTGGTCACGCGCTGGTGGCGCAGCGCTACGGACTGAGGCCAAGCGTGTTGCTGCACGGGTTTGGCGGGCTGTGCATGATGGAGCGCGAGGCCGATACCGACGGTCAGGACGCCCGGGTGGTCTTCGCTGGACCGGCCGCGGGGCTGATCTTTGGGGGATTGGTCTACCTCGTGGCGAGCTTTGCCCCGCAGATCGCCTACGCCTCGACCTGGAGCGCGACCTTTGTGGGGGCGCTGCTCTTTGTGAACATCGCCTGGAGCCTTGTGAACCTGCTCATCCCGATGTGGCCGCTTGATGGAGGACAGCTCTTTCACCTGATTCTGCGCCGCTTCAAGGACGAGGAGAGCGCGCGTCGCATCACGCTCAACGTGAGCATTTTTGTGGCGATTCCGGCAGCGATCGTGGGTTTTTTGATCTTTCGCAGTTTCCTCATCGCGATCTTTGCGGTGATGGTGGTCATGAGCTGCATGAGCATGCTGCAGACGGGGCAGTCGCTGGTGGGGCGACGCAGCGGGCGCAGTCTGGCGACTGCTTCCGATTTTCATCAGGAGCTTCTGGCGCAGGCGGAAGCGGCGCTGGCCGATGAGGACTGGCGAGAGGCTTACCGGGTCTGCCATCAGATGCGCGCCTCGGGGCAGATGCCCGAAAAGATGCTCAACCGGGTGTGGATCATTCTCGGTGTGAGTGCCACTGAGATGAGCGAGTATGGCGAGGCGCTTGACTACCTGCGCCGCGCGCCGCAGTCGGACGAGGTAGCGCGCGCGATGGAGCTTTGCCAGCGCGAGCTCGCCTGA
- the folB gene encoding dihydroneopterin aldolase: MSWSVHQIEVGMMKVFARGIAFDGKHGVYEEERRDGRHFEVDVEVTLRDASSAESDALAETLDYRHLAEIVVEVAQGPSRFLVEKLAGEVVRLVLERHGQVEEVCVEVRKIAPDVAGSPEWVGARLTRRRSA, encoded by the coding sequence ATGTCTTGGAGCGTACACCAGATTGAGGTCGGCATGATGAAGGTCTTTGCCCGCGGCATCGCCTTTGACGGCAAGCACGGGGTTTATGAAGAGGAGCGCCGCGACGGTCGCCACTTTGAGGTCGATGTGGAAGTGACCCTGCGTGACGCCTCCTCGGCTGAGTCCGATGCGCTCGCTGAGACGCTGGATTACCGCCACCTCGCCGAGATCGTGGTGGAAGTTGCGCAGGGCCCCAGCCGTTTTCTGGTCGAGAAATTGGCCGGCGAGGTCGTGAGGTTGGTCCTGGAGCGCCACGGTCAGGTCGAGGAGGTCTGCGTGGAGGTGCGAAAGATCGCCCCCGATGTTGCCGGCAGCCCGGAGTGGGTGGGCGCGCGATTGACGCGCCGGCGCTCCGCTTGA
- the secA gene encoding preprotein translocase subunit SecA, which yields MKKLLTSLFGSANERYIKDARAKVAQINNLEAKYAAMSEDELKGQTGVLRQRLEQGATLDDLLFDSFAVTREAGKRALGMRHYDVQMIGSMVMHEGKIAEMKTGEGKTLVATLALYLNALEGKGAHLITVNDYLAQRDAAWMGKLYSYMGMSVGTIISDMSDAARKRAYAADITYGTNNEFGFDYLRDNMKFRLEDYVQRPLRFAIVDEVDSILIDEARTPLIISGKANMSTEMYFEINKIVPYLKRDEDYLVDEEHRSATLTDSGVEKVEERLKIDNLYDPVHIETVHHVNKALQAHTLYKKGEQYIVEDGEVKIVDEFTGRKMEGRRWSDGLHQAVEAKEGVEIKDENQTLATVTFQNYFRMYDKLSGMTGTAETEAEEFHEIYKLDCVVIPTNRPIQRIDQEDVIYRSYREKFNAIVEQIVECNKRDQPVLVGTTSVEKSEALAQVLNRKGIKHEVLNAKYHEREAEIVAQAGRKGRVTIATNMAGRGTDILLGGNPDAMADDLVGEPDVPEFTPENEREQYFSEEYKAALNRFKEQCAKEKQEVLDNGGLFIIGTERHESRRIDNQLRGRAGRQGDPGESRFFLSLDDDLLRLFGAERIGKIMDTLKMEEGVPIEHRMVTRSIENAQKKVEGRNFDIRKNVLEYDDVMDTQRKTIYTMRRNVLQGYDEDGRGLLSMSLDLFEEVALSTIDTYASRQVRHDDWDLAGLSMALEQVFDLEISFDDITGRDAIEARVWSRIEEMISGKEAMLDEVAAKVNERRAQQREQQSAAAAADGADWSEPEVDEVTGRQLFEEQIQNRYLRAIDRYWRQHLQAMEQLRDGIGMRGYAQKDPKQEYKKEGYNLFVDLMMNIKTNVVEFVSKFEVEQPESLQQRQAPAPQVPSKIVFNRPGVSAESEEDRSTVKRELPQVGRNDPCPCGSGKKYKSCCMRKEAAAS from the coding sequence ATGAAGAAGCTACTGACATCTCTATTCGGGTCGGCCAACGAGCGTTACATCAAAGACGCTCGAGCGAAGGTCGCGCAGATCAACAACCTCGAGGCCAAATACGCCGCGATGAGCGAGGATGAGCTCAAGGGCCAGACCGGCGTCTTACGCCAGCGTCTGGAGCAGGGAGCCACGCTCGACGATCTGCTTTTCGACTCCTTTGCCGTGACCCGCGAGGCCGGTAAGCGCGCCCTGGGCATGCGTCACTACGACGTGCAGATGATCGGCTCGATGGTCATGCACGAGGGCAAGATCGCCGAGATGAAGACCGGTGAAGGTAAAACCCTGGTCGCCACGCTCGCGCTCTACCTCAACGCGCTCGAGGGCAAAGGTGCCCACCTGATCACGGTCAACGATTACCTGGCTCAGCGTGACGCCGCCTGGATGGGCAAGCTCTACAGCTACATGGGCATGAGCGTCGGGACGATCATCAGCGATATGAGCGACGCGGCTCGCAAGCGCGCCTACGCCGCCGACATCACCTACGGCACCAACAACGAGTTTGGCTTCGACTACCTGCGCGACAACATGAAGTTCCGCCTGGAAGATTACGTCCAGCGCCCGCTTCGTTTCGCGATTGTCGATGAGGTCGACTCCATTCTGATCGATGAGGCCCGTACCCCGCTGATCATCAGTGGTAAGGCCAACATGTCGACCGAGATGTACTTTGAGATCAACAAGATCGTGCCCTACCTCAAGCGCGATGAAGACTACCTCGTCGACGAGGAGCACCGCAGCGCCACGCTCACTGACAGCGGCGTAGAGAAGGTCGAGGAGCGGCTGAAGATCGACAACCTCTACGACCCGGTGCACATCGAGACAGTCCACCACGTGAACAAAGCCCTCCAGGCGCACACCCTCTATAAGAAGGGTGAGCAGTACATCGTGGAGGACGGCGAGGTGAAGATCGTCGATGAGTTCACCGGTCGTAAGATGGAGGGGCGGCGCTGGTCCGATGGCCTTCACCAGGCGGTTGAGGCCAAGGAAGGCGTCGAGATCAAAGACGAGAACCAGACGCTCGCCACGGTCACCTTCCAGAACTACTTCCGCATGTACGATAAGCTCTCGGGCATGACCGGTACCGCCGAGACGGAGGCCGAAGAGTTCCACGAGATCTATAAGCTCGACTGCGTGGTGATCCCCACCAACCGGCCGATCCAGCGTATCGACCAGGAAGACGTCATCTACCGCAGCTACCGGGAGAAGTTTAACGCGATCGTCGAGCAGATCGTGGAGTGCAACAAGCGCGACCAGCCGGTGCTCGTCGGTACGACCTCGGTCGAGAAGAGTGAGGCTCTGGCTCAGGTGCTCAACCGCAAGGGCATCAAGCACGAGGTGCTCAACGCCAAGTACCACGAACGTGAGGCCGAGATTGTGGCTCAGGCCGGCCGTAAGGGCCGGGTGACCATCGCCACCAACATGGCCGGTCGTGGTACCGATATTCTGCTCGGTGGTAACCCCGATGCCATGGCCGACGATCTGGTCGGTGAGCCGGATGTGCCTGAATTTACACCGGAAAATGAGCGGGAGCAGTACTTCAGCGAGGAGTACAAGGCCGCGCTCAACCGCTTCAAAGAGCAGTGCGCCAAAGAGAAGCAGGAAGTTCTCGATAACGGCGGCCTCTTCATCATCGGCACCGAGCGCCACGAATCTCGCCGCATCGATAACCAGCTTCGCGGCCGCGCCGGCCGTCAGGGCGACCCGGGGGAGAGCCGCTTCTTCCTCTCGCTTGACGATGACCTGCTGCGTCTCTTCGGTGCCGAGCGCATCGGCAAGATCATGGACACGCTCAAGATGGAAGAGGGTGTGCCCATTGAGCACCGCATGGTCACCCGCAGCATCGAGAACGCTCAGAAGAAGGTCGAGGGCCGTAACTTCGACATTCGTAAAAACGTGCTCGAATACGACGACGTGATGGATACCCAGCGTAAGACCATCTACACGATGCGTCGCAACGTGCTGCAGGGCTACGACGAAGATGGCCGCGGGCTGCTCTCCATGTCGCTCGATCTCTTTGAAGAGGTTGCGCTGAGCACCATCGACACCTACGCCTCGCGTCAGGTGCGCCACGATGACTGGGATCTGGCCGGACTCTCCATGGCCCTTGAACAGGTCTTCGACCTGGAGATCTCCTTCGATGATATCACCGGTCGTGATGCCATTGAGGCCCGTGTCTGGTCGCGTATCGAAGAGATGATCAGCGGCAAGGAGGCGATGCTCGATGAGGTCGCCGCCAAGGTCAACGAGCGCCGCGCCCAGCAGCGCGAGCAGCAGTCGGCCGCCGCAGCCGCCGACGGCGCGGATTGGAGTGAGCCGGAGGTCGACGAGGTCACCGGTCGTCAGCTCTTTGAAGAGCAGATCCAGAACCGCTACCTGCGCGCGATTGACCGCTACTGGCGCCAGCACCTTCAGGCCATGGAGCAGCTTCGCGACGGCATCGGCATGCGTGGTTACGCCCAGAAAGACCCGAAGCAGGAGTATAAGAAGGAGGGTTACAACCTCTTTGTCGACCTGATGATGAACATCAAGACCAACGTGGTCGAGTTCGTCTCGAAGTTCGAGGTGGAGCAGCCCGAGTCGCTGCAACAGCGTCAGGCTCCGGCGCCGCAGGTGCCCAGTAAGATCGTCTTCAACCGCCCCGGTGTGAGCGCCGAGTCCGAAGAGGATCGAAGCACCGTCAAGCGCGAGCTGCCGCAGGTCGGACGAAACGATCCCTGCCCCTGTGGTAGCGGCAAGAAGTACAAGTCGTGCTGCATGCGTAAAGAGGCCGCGGCCAGCTAA